One Deefgea tanakiae genomic region harbors:
- the hisF gene encoding imidazole glycerol phosphate synthase subunit HisF yields the protein MPLAKRIIPCLDVTNGRVVKGVNFLELRDAGDPVEIARRYNEQGADELTFLDITASSDNRDLILHVIEAVASQVFIPLTVGGGVRVPDDVRRLLNAGADKVSINTTAVTNPEVVEQAASRFGSQAIVVAIDAKATDATNSRWEVFTHGGRRATGLDAVEWALKMQQLGAGEILLTSMDRDGTKIGFNLPLTRAVSDAVNIPVIASGGVGNLQHLVDGVTQGHADAVLAASIFHFGEYSVREAKLAMQAAGIEVRL from the coding sequence ATGCCTTTAGCCAAACGAATTATCCCTTGCCTTGATGTGACCAATGGTCGTGTAGTTAAAGGAGTCAACTTCCTCGAACTACGTGATGCAGGCGACCCAGTCGAAATCGCCCGCCGCTACAACGAACAAGGCGCTGACGAGCTAACCTTCCTCGACATTACCGCCTCTAGCGACAACCGCGATCTGATTTTGCACGTGATCGAGGCCGTGGCTTCACAAGTCTTTATCCCGCTTACCGTGGGCGGTGGCGTGCGTGTGCCGGATGATGTGCGTCGTTTGCTCAATGCCGGTGCCGACAAAGTCAGCATCAACACCACCGCAGTGACGAATCCCGAGGTGGTCGAACAAGCTGCCAGCCGTTTTGGTAGCCAAGCGATTGTGGTGGCGATTGATGCCAAAGCCACTGACGCGACTAATAGCCGCTGGGAAGTTTTCACCCACGGCGGCCGCCGCGCAACAGGACTTGATGCCGTGGAATGGGCGTTGAAAATGCAGCAGCTCGGCGCGGGTGAAATCTTGCTCACCAGCATGGACCGTGACGGCACCAAAATTGGCTTTAACCTACCACTGACGCGAGCGGTTTCTGATGCAGTAAACATTCCGGTGATTGCCTCGGGCGGGGTCGGCAATCTGCAGCATTTGGTCGATGGTGTTACGCAAGGTCACGCCGATGCCGTGCTCGCCGCAAGTATTTTCCACTTTGGCGAATATTCAGTGCGCGAAGCCAAATTGGCGATGCAAGCTGCAGGTATCGAGGTAAGGCTGTAA